One Cryptosporangium phraense DNA segment encodes these proteins:
- a CDS encoding serine hydrolase domain-containing protein, with amino-acid sequence MKYVLVTAIGVVVAAVSMLFLPDPNRLGASFSGSAALADRVRAAAGSEGYRSLSVAVIEGSRTETALLGDPGGRPVYETGSVAKVLTGMLLADLVADGTVRPDDRVGSLVPSLSTADVGDVTLAELASHRSGLPGLGGVSPVRSLWASLSGGNPYGQDAPAILDAARTAKLGDGRGEVHYSNFGMALLGQVLAAHVGRPYVSLVTERILRPLGLSSTLLETSPSGLAQGYRAGGRAVDAWSGVGYAPAGVGTRSTADDLATLVAAMLSGRAPGADAARPRFDAGGGRRIGYGWFTDRQVTWHNGGTGGFRSYVGFDADAQRGVVVLGNTDRDVDAIGQRLLGLDVPNERPRNPAALAVTIVLLAYLAVTLPLLAGGAAAGSRAAGSRAAGSGGGGSGGGGSRAAGSRAGGGGGGGSRVRGGGGRGVGGGRWWPEVDRLRVVVGVGSAAAVAVLVHRVGDWLTLPPVFWAVALGGAAAGAALLALRARTLPLLTTGRPAWRWTTAAFSIAADALLVAAVLTL; translated from the coding sequence ATGAAGTATGTGCTGGTCACCGCCATCGGCGTCGTCGTCGCCGCGGTGTCGATGCTGTTCCTGCCCGACCCGAACCGGCTCGGCGCCTCGTTTTCCGGGTCGGCGGCGCTCGCCGACCGCGTCCGCGCGGCGGCCGGCTCCGAGGGATACCGCTCCCTTTCGGTCGCGGTCATCGAGGGATCCCGCACCGAGACCGCGCTCCTCGGCGACCCCGGCGGCCGGCCGGTCTACGAGACCGGCTCGGTGGCGAAGGTCCTGACCGGCATGCTCCTCGCCGACCTGGTGGCCGACGGTACGGTCCGGCCCGACGACCGCGTCGGTTCCCTGGTCCCGTCCCTGTCCACTGCGGACGTCGGTGACGTCACGCTCGCCGAACTGGCCAGCCACCGCTCGGGGCTCCCCGGGCTCGGCGGGGTGAGCCCGGTGCGGTCGCTGTGGGCGTCCCTGAGCGGCGGCAATCCGTACGGCCAGGATGCGCCCGCGATCCTCGACGCGGCCCGCACCGCGAAGCTCGGCGACGGCCGCGGTGAGGTGCACTACTCGAACTTCGGGATGGCTCTGCTGGGGCAGGTGCTCGCGGCGCACGTCGGCAGGCCGTACGTCTCGCTGGTGACCGAGCGGATCCTGCGTCCGCTGGGCCTGAGTTCGACGCTGCTGGAGACCTCTCCGTCCGGGCTCGCCCAGGGGTACCGGGCCGGGGGCCGGGCGGTCGACGCCTGGTCCGGCGTCGGGTACGCCCCGGCCGGGGTCGGGACCCGGTCGACCGCGGACGACCTCGCGACGCTCGTCGCCGCGATGCTCTCCGGCCGCGCGCCCGGCGCGGACGCGGCCCGGCCGCGGTTCGACGCCGGCGGAGGTCGGCGCATCGGTTATGGCTGGTTCACCGATCGCCAGGTCACCTGGCACAACGGTGGGACGGGCGGCTTCCGCTCGTACGTCGGTTTCGATGCGGACGCCCAGCGAGGCGTCGTCGTGCTCGGCAACACCGATCGGGACGTGGACGCGATCGGGCAGCGGTTGCTGGGCCTGGACGTCCCGAACGAGCGCCCCCGCAACCCGGCCGCGCTGGCCGTCACGATCGTGCTACTGGCCTACCTGGCCGTGACGTTGCCGCTCCTGGCCGGCGGAGCCGCCGCCGGAAGCCGCGCCGCCGGAAGCCGCGCCGCCGGGAGCGGGGGCGGCGGGAGCGGGGGCGGCGGGAGCCGCGCCGCCGGGAGCCGCGCCGGCGGCGGGGGCGGGGGCGGGAGCCGCGTCCGCGGCGGGGGCGGGAGGGGCGTCGGCGGCGGGAGGTGGTGGCCTGAGGTCGATCGGTTGCGGGTCGTTGTCGGGGTCGGTTCGGCGGCGGCGGTCGCGGTGCTGGTCCATCGGGTCGGCGACTGGCTCACGCTGCCGCCGGTGTTCTGGGCGGTGGCGCTCGGGGGCGCCGCTGCGGGCGCCGCACTCCTGGCCCTCCGGGCCCGAACCCTGCCACTACTGACCACCGGCCGCCCGGCCTGGCGCTGGACCACCGCCGCCTTTTCGATCGCGGCCGACGCCCTGCTCGTCGCCGCGGTGCTCACGCTCTAG
- a CDS encoding ArsR/SmtB family transcription factor — MEKLADRVAALEERVAALEGSPPPEPAEGAFWALDGLKQRTDGAGAVLYTGTVGLPTGERYDWQYGTPVETLLGADWSALADRLAALGHPVRLRLLHRVLDGARSTAELAADDELGTTGQLYHHLRQLTAAGWLESSGRGRYAVPGDRVVPLLAILSGVRS, encoded by the coding sequence ATGGAGAAGCTAGCCGATCGGGTGGCCGCGCTCGAAGAGCGCGTCGCCGCCCTGGAGGGCTCGCCGCCGCCCGAGCCGGCCGAAGGCGCTTTCTGGGCCCTGGACGGGCTCAAGCAACGCACCGACGGAGCCGGCGCCGTGCTCTACACCGGCACGGTCGGGCTCCCCACCGGGGAGCGCTACGACTGGCAGTACGGCACGCCGGTCGAGACCCTGCTCGGCGCCGACTGGTCGGCGCTCGCCGACCGCCTGGCCGCGCTCGGCCATCCGGTCCGTCTGCGGTTGCTGCACCGCGTTCTCGACGGGGCCCGCAGCACCGCCGAGCTCGCCGCCGACGACGAGCTCGGCACGACCGGCCAGCTCTACCACCACCTGCGTCAGCTGACCGCGGCCGGCTGGCTCGAGTCGTCGGGCCGGGGCCGGTACGCGGTGCCCGGCGACCGGGTGGTGCCCCTGCTCGCGATCCTGTCGGGAGTCAGATCATGA
- a CDS encoding dienelactone hydrolase family protein, with protein sequence MIGDLRAETVRIPGASGDEIEAYLAQPLDSDPRGSVVVIHHMPGYDAPSKEIVRTFAANGYAAICPNLYSRESAPGADPDDAAAAARANGGVPDDRLVGDVAGAAAYLRGLPSSNGKVGTIGYCSGGRQSFLAALEVDIDAAVDCYGAFVVGTPPDGFPLRVGPLVQRASELRAPVLGLFGNEDKYPTPEHVDELEKALTEAGKPFEFHRYDGAGHAFFAVDRPSYRPEAAVDGWKRIWTFFGTYLGA encoded by the coding sequence ATGATCGGCGACCTGCGAGCCGAGACCGTGCGCATTCCCGGCGCTTCCGGTGACGAGATCGAGGCCTACCTGGCCCAACCCCTGGACTCCGACCCGCGCGGCAGCGTCGTCGTGATCCACCACATGCCCGGCTACGACGCCCCGAGCAAGGAGATCGTCCGGACGTTCGCGGCCAACGGCTACGCGGCGATCTGCCCGAACCTGTACTCGCGCGAGTCGGCCCCCGGCGCCGACCCGGACGACGCCGCCGCGGCGGCCCGGGCCAACGGCGGGGTGCCGGACGACCGGCTGGTCGGTGACGTCGCCGGCGCGGCCGCCTACCTGCGCGGGCTCCCGTCCTCGAACGGCAAGGTCGGGACGATCGGCTACTGCTCCGGTGGCCGTCAGTCCTTCCTCGCCGCGCTCGAGGTCGACATCGACGCCGCCGTCGACTGCTACGGCGCGTTCGTCGTAGGGACGCCTCCCGACGGCTTCCCGCTGCGGGTCGGGCCGCTCGTCCAGCGGGCGTCCGAGCTGCGCGCCCCGGTGCTCGGGCTGTTCGGCAACGAAGACAAGTACCCGACCCCGGAGCACGTCGACGAGCTCGAGAAGGCGCTCACCGAGGCCGGCAAGCCGTTCGAGTTCCACCGCTACGACGGCGCCGGGCACGCGTTCTTCGCGGTCGACCGTCCGTCGTACCGGCCCGAGGCGGCGGTCGACGGCTGGAAGCGGATCTGGACGTTCTTCGGCACGTACCTGGGGGCCTGA
- a CDS encoding DUF6295 family protein — protein sequence MCTYETATLPISGAGKGRDGWFPLTDATVYFDHPVAAPQSHTLNVDFRNPGLGAAARVAVELDPAAARALAENILAMLDAAPPALLEESLA from the coding sequence ATGTGTACGTACGAGACCGCGACGCTGCCGATCAGCGGGGCCGGCAAGGGCCGCGACGGCTGGTTCCCGCTCACCGACGCGACCGTGTACTTCGACCACCCGGTGGCGGCGCCGCAGTCCCACACGCTGAACGTCGACTTCCGCAATCCCGGGCTCGGGGCGGCGGCCCGGGTCGCGGTGGAGCTGGATCCGGCCGCCGCCCGGGCGCTGGCCGAGAACATCCTGGCCATGCTCGACGCGGCCCCGCCCGCGCTGCTGGAGGAATCCCTCGCCTAG
- a CDS encoding putative quinol monooxygenase — translation MLTITARFRVRPEWTDRWPGLVDEFTRASRAEDGNLYFWWSRDLHDPTVFYLMEGYREDAVEAHLASPLIPVITRTWPQALVETPRMMMATIPGEAWGPMQVLPV, via the coding sequence GTGCTGACGATCACCGCGCGCTTCCGGGTGCGGCCGGAGTGGACCGACCGCTGGCCCGGACTGGTCGACGAGTTCACCCGGGCGTCCCGGGCCGAGGACGGCAACCTGTACTTCTGGTGGTCGCGCGACCTCCACGACCCGACGGTGTTCTACCTGATGGAGGGGTACCGCGAGGACGCCGTGGAGGCGCACCTCGCGTCCCCGCTGATCCCGGTGATCACCCGCACCTGGCCGCAGGCGCTGGTCGAGACCCCGCGGATGATGATGGCGACGATCCCGGGCGAGGCCTGGGGCCCGATGCAGGTCCTCCCCGTCTAG
- a CDS encoding FAD-dependent oxidoreductase: MDVIVVGAGPTGLTAAGDLARSGRSVAVLERWPHPNPASRAFATMARTLEVLDSRALADDLLANGTRTPSVNLFAGARLDLSHLRSRYPFGFVTPQTNVDSALGRYAAAQGATILRGLEVVAVEQDADGVRVTARPKDDPDPLDQREFTARYLVAADGAHSTVRRLLGQDFPGRAVLSSVVLADVRLTDGPTDPGLTLGSTPDCFGFLAPYGHDGWFRSMTWDRHHQVPDSAPVDADEIVTVLDRAMGRDVGVAEVGWHSRFHCEERQVRRYRAGRVFFAGDAAHVHSPMGGQGMNTGIQDAANLAWKLDAVLGGAPDAVLDTYHDERHPIGKRVLRQSGLMMRAVTLRPRAARAVRDRVAPLVLRRPRVRDAIAGSFAGTSLRYGAGSLVGTRATEVPLAGDRLTVVQRRPGFVLMREAGRRPVPCAEALGVAQAERTDDGPALLVRPDGYVAWAGSLDDAGWVTAYEQWTGAAREVAPC; encoded by the coding sequence ATGGACGTGATCGTGGTCGGAGCCGGCCCGACGGGACTGACCGCCGCCGGTGACCTGGCGCGCAGCGGCCGCTCGGTCGCCGTGCTGGAGCGCTGGCCGCACCCCAACCCGGCCAGCCGGGCGTTCGCCACGATGGCCCGGACGCTGGAGGTGCTCGACAGCCGCGCGCTGGCCGACGACCTGCTCGCCAACGGCACCCGGACCCCGTCGGTGAACCTGTTCGCCGGGGCCCGGCTCGACCTGTCGCACCTGCGCTCGCGCTATCCGTTCGGGTTCGTCACGCCGCAGACGAACGTCGACAGCGCGCTCGGCCGGTACGCCGCCGCGCAGGGGGCGACGATCCTGCGCGGGCTCGAGGTCGTCGCGGTGGAGCAGGACGCGGACGGCGTCCGCGTCACCGCCCGGCCCAAGGACGACCCCGACCCGCTCGACCAGCGCGAGTTCACCGCGCGCTACCTGGTGGCGGCGGACGGGGCGCACAGCACGGTCCGGCGCCTGCTCGGCCAGGACTTCCCGGGCCGGGCGGTGCTGTCGTCGGTCGTCCTGGCCGACGTCCGTCTCACCGACGGACCGACCGACCCGGGGCTGACGCTCGGGAGCACGCCCGACTGCTTCGGGTTCCTCGCGCCGTACGGGCACGACGGGTGGTTCCGGTCGATGACCTGGGACCGGCACCACCAGGTGCCGGACTCGGCGCCGGTCGACGCGGACGAGATCGTGACCGTGCTCGACCGGGCGATGGGCCGGGACGTGGGCGTCGCCGAGGTCGGGTGGCACTCGCGGTTCCACTGCGAGGAACGGCAGGTCCGCCGGTACCGGGCCGGCCGGGTGTTCTTCGCCGGGGACGCCGCCCACGTCCACTCCCCGATGGGCGGCCAGGGCATGAACACCGGCATCCAGGACGCGGCCAACCTGGCCTGGAAGCTCGACGCCGTGCTCGGCGGGGCGCCCGACGCGGTGCTCGACACGTACCACGACGAGCGGCACCCGATCGGGAAGCGGGTGCTGCGGCAGTCCGGGCTGATGATGCGGGCGGTGACGCTGCGGCCGCGGGCCGCCCGGGCGGTCCGCGACCGGGTGGCACCACTGGTGCTCCGGCGTCCCCGGGTGCGCGACGCGATCGCGGGCAGCTTCGCCGGCACCTCGCTGCGCTACGGCGCCGGGTCCCTCGTCGGCACCCGGGCGACCGAGGTGCCGCTGGCCGGCGACCGGCTGACCGTCGTGCAGCGGCGGCCGGGGTTCGTGCTGATGCGGGAGGCCGGCCGGCGGCCGGTCCCGTGCGCCGAGGCTTTGGGCGTCGCCCAGGCCGAACGCACGGACGACGGACCCGCGCTGCTGGTCCGGCCGGATGGCTACGTCGCCTGGGCCGGATCCCTGGACGACGCCGGCTGGGTCACCGCCTACGAGCAGTGGACCGGCGCGGCCCGGGAGGTAGCGCCGTGCTGA
- a CDS encoding TetR/AcrR family transcriptional regulator, which translates to MAARSADPQATRAAILGAARVQFGRHGFERTTIRAVAAAAEVDPALVMHYFRNKDGLFAAASELDVEIPDLTSVPPERVASVLLPLFAKAWSPEGALLPLLRAAATNRAAADALAGMFTRLVAPALGTVAVDRPDERAALIGAHLVGVAVGRHIIGLPPLVAMDDDTLAEWLGPVFAHYLTSRAPTGAV; encoded by the coding sequence GTGGCAGCTCGCAGCGCGGACCCCCAGGCCACCCGGGCCGCGATCCTCGGTGCGGCCCGGGTCCAGTTCGGACGGCACGGGTTCGAGCGCACGACGATCCGGGCCGTCGCGGCCGCTGCCGAGGTCGATCCGGCGCTGGTCATGCACTACTTCCGGAACAAGGACGGGTTGTTCGCGGCCGCGTCCGAGCTCGACGTCGAGATCCCCGACCTGACGTCGGTGCCGCCCGAGCGGGTCGCGTCGGTGCTGCTGCCGCTGTTCGCGAAGGCCTGGTCGCCGGAGGGGGCGCTGCTCCCGCTGCTCCGGGCCGCGGCCACCAACCGGGCCGCCGCGGACGCGCTGGCCGGCATGTTCACCCGGCTCGTCGCGCCCGCGCTCGGCACCGTGGCGGTCGACCGCCCGGACGAGCGCGCCGCGCTGATCGGGGCCCACCTGGTCGGCGTCGCCGTGGGACGGCACATCATCGGGCTGCCACCGCTGGTGGCGATGGACGACGACACGCTGGCCGAGTGGCTCGGCCCGGTGTTCGCCCACTACCTCACATCTCGGGCGCCCACCGGCGCGGTATAG
- a CDS encoding uroporphyrinogen decarboxylase family protein, whose amino-acid sequence MLLATSVVGSLPQPDWLIDRSKLAGRMPPRVRAKELWRVEPDNLTEAQNDATRVAVRAQEEAGLDIVTDGEMRRESYSNHFATALDGVDLDNPGTTINRNGEPYPVPRIAGPIRRQKPIQVDDVRFLRVHTDRIVKMTVPGPFTMSQQAQNDYYPDAEAAAMDYAAAVNAEIKDLHAAGADIVQIDEPWLQARPDEARSYGVQALNRALEGVTGTTAVHLCFGYAALVHERPAGYSFLPELAACTADQISIETAQSKLDLGVLADLSGKTIILGVIDLSTPEVESADVVAGRVRRAFEYVPPERLVISTDCGMKYLPRESADGKMRSMAAAAATLRAELS is encoded by the coding sequence ATGCTCCTTGCGACGTCAGTGGTGGGAAGTCTGCCGCAGCCGGACTGGCTGATCGACCGGTCCAAGCTCGCCGGGCGCATGCCTCCGCGGGTCCGCGCCAAGGAACTCTGGCGCGTCGAGCCCGACAACCTCACCGAGGCGCAGAACGACGCCACCCGGGTCGCGGTCCGGGCCCAGGAGGAAGCTGGCCTCGACATCGTGACCGACGGCGAGATGCGCCGGGAGAGCTACTCGAACCACTTCGCGACCGCGCTCGACGGCGTCGACCTCGACAACCCGGGCACCACGATCAACCGGAACGGCGAGCCGTACCCGGTGCCCCGGATCGCCGGCCCGATCCGCAGGCAGAAGCCGATCCAGGTCGACGACGTCCGGTTCCTGCGCGTGCACACCGATCGGATCGTCAAGATGACGGTGCCCGGGCCGTTCACGATGTCCCAGCAGGCGCAGAACGACTACTACCCCGACGCCGAGGCCGCCGCGATGGACTACGCGGCCGCGGTGAACGCCGAGATCAAGGACCTGCATGCGGCCGGGGCGGACATCGTCCAGATCGACGAGCCGTGGCTCCAGGCCCGTCCGGACGAAGCCCGGTCCTACGGCGTGCAAGCGCTCAACCGGGCGCTGGAGGGCGTCACCGGCACCACCGCGGTGCACCTGTGCTTCGGGTACGCGGCCCTGGTGCACGAGCGGCCGGCGGGCTACTCGTTCCTGCCCGAGCTGGCCGCCTGCACGGCCGACCAGATCTCGATCGAGACCGCGCAGTCGAAGCTCGATCTCGGCGTGCTCGCCGACCTGTCCGGGAAGACGATCATCCTGGGCGTCATCGACTTGTCGACCCCGGAGGTCGAGTCGGCCGACGTCGTGGCCGGTCGGGTGCGGCGGGCGTTCGAATACGTCCCGCCGGAGCGGCTGGTGATCTCGACCGACTGCGGCATGAAGTACCTGCCCCGCGAGTCGGCCGACGGCAAGATGCGATCGATGGCGGCCGCCGCCGCAACCCTCCGCGCCGAACTCTCCTGA
- a CDS encoding transporter substrate-binding domain-containing protein — protein MWTRSALAALLGAVVLAVSACGGTTSSSDETPAKSDLFRQDLHDRLPPSVKDSGELVFAGDPHPPYRVVAQGGKVTGFDPDLQQALGDVLGVKTRIEVIAGLPAALTGMKAKRFDAFNGPVKDTAEREADFDAVVYMTSRTAYLFPAEKGLAKAADLCGKTVSYVAGSIVEGQLKALSTWCSEQGAPAVEAQPLADTNATILAVRSGRADALGATQSGVVDIVNKAPKGTYKYVLQEDAQGAGVDNLALLAPKASKLGPVILEAFKVLFAKGAYQTLMKKYGLTDVAVDAPAINLAEKA, from the coding sequence ATGTGGACTCGGAGCGCCCTCGCCGCCCTGTTAGGCGCCGTCGTACTCGCCGTCTCCGCCTGCGGAGGCACCACCTCCTCGTCCGACGAGACTCCGGCGAAGAGCGACCTCTTCCGCCAGGACCTGCACGACCGGCTCCCGCCGTCGGTGAAGGACTCCGGCGAGCTCGTCTTCGCCGGCGACCCGCACCCGCCCTACCGGGTCGTCGCCCAGGGCGGCAAGGTCACCGGCTTCGACCCCGACCTGCAGCAGGCGCTCGGTGACGTCCTCGGCGTCAAGACCCGGATCGAGGTCATCGCCGGCCTCCCGGCCGCGCTCACCGGCATGAAGGCCAAGCGCTTCGACGCGTTCAACGGCCCGGTCAAGGACACCGCCGAGCGCGAGGCCGACTTCGACGCGGTCGTCTACATGACCTCGCGCACCGCCTACCTGTTCCCGGCCGAGAAAGGCCTGGCCAAGGCCGCGGACCTCTGCGGCAAGACGGTCTCCTACGTCGCCGGCAGCATCGTCGAGGGCCAGCTCAAGGCGCTCTCGACCTGGTGCTCCGAGCAGGGCGCGCCGGCCGTCGAGGCCCAGCCGCTGGCCGACACGAACGCGACGATCCTGGCCGTCCGCTCCGGCCGGGCCGACGCGCTGGGCGCGACCCAGTCCGGCGTCGTCGACATCGTCAACAAGGCCCCGAAGGGCACGTACAAGTACGTGCTGCAGGAGGACGCCCAGGGCGCCGGGGTCGACAACCTCGCGCTGCTGGCCCCGAAGGCGAGCAAGCTCGGCCCGGTGATCCTGGAGGCGTTCAAGGTCCTGTTCGCGAAGGGTGCCTACCAGACCCTGATGAAGAAGTACGGGCTGACCGACGTCGCGGTCGACGCGCCGGCGATCAACCTCGCGGAGAAGGCATGA
- a CDS encoding amino acid ABC transporter permease translates to MTLAADPKSDYAAHARSRIPWAHWLIGAVLLVLAAQLVHFLVFNPAFEWDVVGRYLFEPSVLRGLGTTVLLAVAAMVVGLLLGTTIAACRLSAFAPLRWAGTAYVTVFRSIPPLVQLIFWFNLGYLLPKISLGLPFGPEFVRWSSNDLITPVTAAVLGLGLNEAAYLAEIVRAGLIGVDSGQRDAARSLGYTGGQTFFRVTLPQAMRVIIPPTGSQFITVLKGTSLVSVIAMADLLYSVQAIYGQTYQVVPLLVVACAWYLVVVSLFSLGQQRLERHFARGERR, encoded by the coding sequence ATGACTCTGGCGGCCGACCCGAAGAGCGATTACGCCGCCCACGCCCGGTCCCGCATCCCGTGGGCGCACTGGCTGATCGGCGCGGTCCTGCTCGTCCTGGCCGCGCAGCTGGTCCACTTCCTGGTGTTCAACCCGGCGTTCGAGTGGGACGTCGTCGGCCGGTACCTGTTCGAGCCCTCGGTGCTGCGCGGGCTCGGCACGACCGTGCTGCTCGCGGTCGCGGCGATGGTCGTCGGGCTGCTGCTCGGCACGACGATCGCGGCCTGCCGGCTGTCGGCGTTCGCGCCGCTGCGCTGGGCCGGCACCGCGTACGTGACCGTGTTCCGGTCGATCCCGCCGCTGGTCCAGCTGATCTTCTGGTTCAACCTCGGCTACCTGCTGCCGAAGATCTCGCTCGGCCTCCCGTTCGGGCCCGAGTTCGTCCGGTGGAGCAGCAACGACCTGATCACGCCGGTCACCGCGGCCGTGCTCGGCCTCGGGCTCAACGAGGCCGCGTACCTGGCCGAGATCGTCCGGGCCGGGCTGATCGGCGTCGACTCCGGGCAGCGCGACGCGGCCCGGTCGCTCGGCTACACCGGCGGCCAGACGTTCTTCCGGGTCACGCTGCCGCAGGCCATGCGCGTGATCATCCCGCCCACCGGGAGCCAGTTCATCACCGTGCTGAAGGGAACTTCGCTGGTCAGCGTCATCGCGATGGCCGACCTGCTGTACTCGGTGCAGGCGATCTACGGGCAGACCTACCAGGTCGTGCCGCTGCTCGTCGTCGCCTGCGCCTGGTACCTGGTCGTGGTCTCGCTGTTCAGCCTCGGCCAGCAGCGCCTGGAACGCCACTTCGCCCGAGGGGAGCGCCGATGA
- a CDS encoding amino acid ABC transporter ATP-binding protein, whose translation MSDPVLSVRGLKKVYGDHVALDGVDLDVHAGEVVAVIGPSGSGKSTLARCVHQLETIDDGAMYLDGELLGHVRSGDRLRTLPEKAIAAQRRRMGMVFQQFNLFPHRTVLQNVTDPPMLVHRTSKIDAERRATELLEKMGLAEKLAAFPRQLSGGQQQRVAIARAMATRPRIMLFDEPTSALDPELVDEVLRVIRDLATAGLTMLLVTHEMAFARDVADRVVFMAAGRVVETGPAATLFDAPQTPRLREFLARYTAGAAK comes from the coding sequence ATGAGCGACCCCGTCCTCTCCGTCCGCGGCCTGAAGAAGGTCTACGGCGACCACGTCGCGCTCGACGGCGTCGACCTCGACGTCCACGCCGGGGAGGTCGTCGCGGTCATCGGCCCCTCCGGGTCCGGCAAATCCACGCTCGCGCGCTGCGTCCACCAGCTGGAGACGATCGACGACGGCGCGATGTACCTCGACGGGGAGCTCCTCGGGCACGTGCGGTCCGGTGACCGTCTGCGGACGCTCCCGGAGAAGGCGATCGCCGCGCAGCGGCGCCGGATGGGAATGGTCTTCCAGCAGTTCAACCTGTTCCCGCACCGGACGGTCCTGCAGAACGTCACCGACCCGCCGATGCTGGTGCACCGTACTTCCAAGATCGACGCCGAGCGGCGAGCCACCGAACTCCTGGAGAAGATGGGCCTGGCGGAAAAACTAGCCGCCTTCCCGCGTCAGCTCTCCGGAGGCCAGCAGCAGCGGGTGGCGATCGCGCGCGCGATGGCGACCCGGCCCCGGATCATGCTGTTCGACGAGCCGACCAGCGCGCTCGACCCCGAGCTGGTCGACGAAGTGCTCCGGGTCATCCGCGACCTGGCCACCGCCGGCCTGACGATGTTGCTGGTCACCCACGAGATGGCGTTCGCTCGGGACGTCGCCGACCGGGTCGTGTTCATGGCCGCCGGGCGGGTCGTCGAGACCGGCCCGGCCGCCACCTTGTTCGATGCGCCACAGACCCCGCGGCTGCGGGAGTTCCTGGCGCGCTACACCGCGGGAGCAGCGAAATGA
- a CDS encoding CapA family protein → MITVLAVGDIILDEPDPSRFFDGTRDTLATGDVVIGHVEVPHSTSTVQISTDVPAPPADPAHLKAMGAAGFDVATLAGNHVFDVGEQGIFDTIEACRAAGLATTGAGPSLDAARTPALVTTSGPTVAVLSYNAVGPRESWATSRKAGCAYVRVLTHYELDHASPGGPPEVFTFADPASLERMAADVGAARESADVVVVAFHKGVGHTPAAIAMYERPLAHAAVDAGASMVVAHHAHIMRGVEMYRGAPIYHGLGNFVTVTRALNPKGGESAERTTWARKRVELYGFAPDPDMPYYPFHPESRNTAIAACRFADDGTLAEAGLIPCWIDATGTPHVGEYPEVTGYIEDISRRAGLPTTFTPQNGRVVLSA, encoded by the coding sequence ATGATCACGGTACTGGCGGTCGGGGACATCATTCTGGACGAGCCGGACCCGTCCCGGTTCTTCGACGGGACCCGCGACACGCTGGCGACCGGCGACGTCGTGATCGGGCACGTCGAGGTGCCGCACAGCACGTCGACCGTGCAGATCAGCACCGACGTCCCGGCGCCACCGGCCGACCCGGCCCACCTGAAGGCGATGGGCGCGGCCGGCTTCGACGTCGCCACGCTGGCCGGCAACCACGTGTTCGACGTCGGCGAGCAGGGCATCTTCGACACGATCGAGGCCTGCCGGGCGGCCGGCCTGGCCACCACCGGCGCCGGGCCGTCGCTCGACGCGGCCCGCACCCCGGCGCTGGTGACGACGTCCGGGCCGACGGTCGCGGTGCTCAGCTACAACGCGGTCGGACCGCGGGAGTCGTGGGCGACCAGCCGGAAGGCCGGGTGCGCGTACGTCCGGGTGCTCACCCACTACGAGCTCGACCACGCCAGCCCGGGCGGCCCGCCCGAGGTGTTCACGTTCGCCGACCCGGCGTCGCTCGAGCGGATGGCCGCCGACGTGGGCGCGGCCCGGGAGAGCGCCGACGTCGTCGTGGTCGCGTTCCACAAGGGCGTCGGGCACACGCCGGCGGCGATCGCGATGTACGAGCGGCCGCTCGCCCACGCGGCCGTGGACGCCGGAGCGTCGATGGTGGTCGCGCACCACGCGCACATCATGCGCGGGGTCGAGATGTACCGCGGGGCGCCGATCTACCACGGGCTGGGCAACTTCGTGACCGTCACCAGGGCGCTGAACCCGAAGGGCGGCGAGAGCGCCGAACGCACGACCTGGGCCAGGAAGCGGGTCGAGCTCTACGGGTTCGCCCCCGACCCGGACATGCCCTACTACCCGTTCCACCCGGAGAGTCGCAACACCGCGATCGCCGCCTGCCGGTTCGCCGACGACGGCACGCTGGCCGAGGCCGGCCTGATCCCGTGCTGGATCGACGCGACGGGAACACCGCACGTGGGGGAGTACCCCGAGGTCACCGGCTACATCGAGGACATCAGCCGGCGGGCCGGGCTGCCCACGACGTTCACCCCGCAGAACGGGCGAGTGGTGCTCAGCGCGTAG
- a CDS encoding MarR family winged helix-turn-helix transcriptional regulator: protein MPFVDNIGFLMSRASGQLVRATNAALGSEGLRVRQYSVLSVVCESGGSSQRELAAVLGLDPSQVVALVDDLDAAGLVERRPSPADRRTKVVVPTEAGIAAGERAAGRAAKALEETLAPLTDEERATLRTLLARVTFATR from the coding sequence ATGCCGTTCGTCGACAACATCGGTTTCCTGATGTCCCGGGCGAGCGGGCAGCTGGTGCGCGCGACCAACGCGGCCCTGGGGTCGGAAGGGCTGCGGGTGCGCCAGTACTCGGTGCTCAGCGTGGTGTGCGAGTCGGGCGGCTCGTCACAGCGCGAGCTGGCCGCGGTGCTCGGGCTCGACCCGAGTCAGGTCGTCGCGCTGGTCGACGACCTGGACGCGGCCGGCCTGGTCGAGCGTCGCCCGTCCCCGGCCGACCGTCGCACGAAGGTCGTCGTCCCCACCGAGGCCGGGATCGCCGCGGGCGAGCGGGCAGCCGGGCGCGCGGCGAAGGCACTGGAGGAGACGCTGGCACCGCTCACCGACGAGGAGCGCGCGACGTTGCGCACGCTCCTCGCCCGGGTCACGTTCGCTACGCGCTGA